A window of the Streptomyces luomodiensis genome harbors these coding sequences:
- a CDS encoding cytochrome P450 — protein MSVTRRPSAPAALPRHRDCPFDPPGAYAALREEGRASRLAFPDGTVGWLLTRYEDVTRLLADDRFSSDRRRTSSPVHAFPVRRDDRRMLGSFIGMDPPQHTRYRRLLSKWFTARGMRGLRPRIEEIVDDHLAAMERAGPPADLVPSFAQPIPSLVICELLGVPYEDRADFQRWATVLLRLGQDEAEVYAARDALWEYMRELIDTKRYQPDEALLSRLVVGDHGTPGGPGTATAAGLTDEELTGVGLLLLVAGHETTANMLALGTYALLCHPEQSRRVRQRPELAERAVEELLRYLTIVQFGTVRAAREDLEIAGVRVRAGETVVGSIASANRDPARFPDPDTLDVTRDAADQVAFGHGIHQCLGQHLARMEMSAGYPALLRRFPTLRLAVPPDQVPLRHDMLVYGVHRLPVTWDRTAR, from the coding sequence GTGTCCGTCACACGACGCCCGTCGGCCCCGGCGGCGCTGCCCCGGCATCGTGACTGCCCCTTCGATCCGCCCGGCGCCTACGCGGCGCTGCGCGAGGAGGGCAGGGCCAGCCGGCTGGCCTTCCCGGACGGCACGGTGGGCTGGCTGCTCACCCGGTACGAGGACGTGACGCGGCTGCTGGCGGACGACCGGTTCAGCTCCGACCGCCGCCGGACCTCCTCCCCGGTGCACGCGTTTCCGGTCCGCCGGGACGATCGCCGCATGCTGGGCTCGTTCATCGGCATGGACCCACCGCAGCACACCCGCTACCGGCGGCTGCTGAGCAAGTGGTTCACCGCCCGGGGGATGCGCGGGCTGCGGCCCCGGATCGAGGAGATCGTCGACGACCACCTGGCCGCGATGGAGCGCGCCGGCCCGCCGGCCGACCTCGTGCCGTCCTTCGCCCAGCCGATCCCCTCGCTGGTGATCTGCGAGCTGCTGGGGGTGCCGTACGAGGACCGGGCCGACTTCCAGCGGTGGGCCACCGTGCTGCTCCGCCTCGGCCAGGACGAGGCGGAGGTCTACGCGGCCCGGGACGCGCTGTGGGAGTACATGCGGGAGCTGATCGACACCAAACGGTACCAACCGGACGAGGCGCTGCTGTCCCGTCTGGTGGTCGGCGACCACGGCACGCCCGGCGGCCCCGGCACCGCCACGGCGGCCGGGCTGACCGACGAGGAGCTGACCGGGGTGGGCCTGCTGCTGCTCGTCGCGGGCCACGAGACCACGGCGAACATGCTGGCCCTGGGCACCTACGCCCTGCTGTGCCACCCCGAGCAGTCGCGCAGGGTGCGACAGCGGCCGGAACTGGCCGAGCGCGCGGTCGAGGAGCTGCTGCGGTATCTGACCATCGTCCAGTTCGGCACGGTACGGGCCGCCCGGGAGGACCTGGAGATCGCCGGGGTACGGGTGCGCGCCGGGGAGACGGTGGTGGGCTCGATCGCCTCGGCCAACCGGGATCCGGCGCGGTTCCCCGACCCCGACACCCTGGACGTCACCCGGGACGCGGCCGATCAGGTCGCCTTCGGCCACGGCATCCACCAGTGCCTGGGCCAGCATCTGGCGCGGATGGAGATGAGCGCGGGCTATCCGGCCCTGCTGCGGCGCTTCCCCACGCTCCGCCTGGCGGTACCGCCCGACCAGGTGCCGCTCCGTCACGACATGCTCGTCTACGGAGTCCACCGGCTGCCGGTCACCTGGGACCGGACCGCGCGCTGA
- a CDS encoding MFS transporter, which yields MPTRTSGGLLRRHRDFRLLWCGETAGKYGAAVTGVAMPLIAVSTLTADTFEIGLLTAAGWLPWLVIGLPAGAWVDRLPRRPVMLTAAAVSLVLFACVPVAAWCGRLSIGLLLAVALLTGTAAVFFQTAYSAYLPALLDPADQPEGNAALHGSASAAQIAGQGSGGLIAQLAGAVNGMFVNAATFAVSLLCLTGIRFREPRVPAAERPPRALVHEVAQGLRLIAHDRWLRTLTLFAAASNLALMGYQSIRVVFLVRTVGLSPGLVGGLVAAVSLGGVAGAFCARRVAARVGDARATLLFELGLAMGALLMPMTTDGPGLALFLAGGFCVTAGVVAGNVLKAGFQQRYCPPELLGRLTATSSFVSYGTLPLGALLGGALGTALGLRTAMWITAAGIPLAGLILLFSPVRHARDLPASAPPHGHRTPRADRDDGPALPGHRPR from the coding sequence ATGCCCACCAGGACCTCCGGTGGCCTGCTGCGGCGCCACCGCGACTTCCGGCTGCTGTGGTGCGGCGAGACCGCCGGGAAGTACGGCGCGGCCGTCACCGGTGTGGCCATGCCGCTGATCGCCGTCTCCACGCTCACCGCGGACACCTTCGAGATCGGCCTGCTGACCGCCGCCGGCTGGCTCCCCTGGCTGGTCATCGGACTGCCCGCGGGCGCCTGGGTGGACCGGCTGCCCCGCAGGCCGGTCATGCTGACCGCCGCGGCGGTCTCCCTGGTGCTGTTCGCCTGCGTCCCGGTGGCCGCCTGGTGCGGCCGCCTGAGCATCGGGCTGCTGCTGGCCGTCGCCCTGCTGACGGGTACCGCGGCGGTGTTCTTCCAGACCGCCTACAGCGCGTATCTCCCCGCCCTCCTGGACCCCGCCGACCAGCCCGAGGGCAACGCCGCACTGCACGGCAGCGCGTCCGCCGCGCAGATCGCCGGCCAGGGCTCCGGCGGCCTGATCGCTCAGCTGGCGGGCGCGGTGAACGGGATGTTCGTCAACGCCGCCACGTTCGCCGTCTCCCTGCTGTGCCTGACCGGCATCCGGTTCCGCGAACCGCGTGTCCCCGCGGCCGAGCGCCCTCCCCGGGCACTGGTGCACGAGGTGGCCCAGGGGCTGCGGCTGATCGCCCACGACCGGTGGCTGCGCACCCTGACGCTCTTCGCGGCCGCCTCCAACCTGGCGCTGATGGGATACCAGTCGATCCGGGTCGTCTTCCTGGTCCGGACCGTCGGCCTGTCCCCCGGGCTGGTCGGCGGCCTCGTCGCGGCCGTCAGCCTCGGGGGCGTCGCCGGGGCGTTCTGCGCACGCCGCGTCGCCGCCCGGGTCGGCGACGCACGGGCCACGCTCCTGTTCGAACTGGGGCTGGCCATGGGCGCCTTGCTCATGCCGATGACCACCGACGGACCCGGCCTCGCGCTCTTCCTGGCGGGCGGCTTCTGCGTCACCGCCGGCGTGGTGGCCGGCAATGTCCTCAAAGCCGGTTTCCAGCAGCGCTACTGCCCGCCGGAACTCCTCGGCCGGCTCACCGCGACATCATCGTTCGTCAGCTATGGCACGCTCCCCCTGGGAGCCCTGCTCGGCGGCGCGCTCGGCACCGCGCTGGGCCTGCGCACCGCGATGTGGATCACCGCGGCGGGCATTCCGCTGGCCGGGCTGATCCTGCTCTTCTCCCCCGTCCGGCACGCCCGGGACCTCCCGGCGTCCGCTCCGCCACACGGTCACCGAACACCCCGGGCGGACCGCGACGACGGGCCGGCCCTGCCCGGCCACCGCCCCCGTTGA
- a CDS encoding gluconate:H+ symporter — MPLVVVGISVVILLFLMTKLKLNGFIALLLVAVGVALVRGVGMDKIPDVLAEGVGGQIGDTLLVVGLGAMVGRVMGDAGAAQRIANTLIDTFGLRWVQVAMVVTAMLIGVTMFYEVAFVIIVPVAFTIVRVTRKNLLWVGLPMSIALSTMHSFLPPHPGPTAVASTFHASVGLTLFYGLFIAIPAGALIALVWPRLPFVRAMDPQIPKGLVTERTFTDEEMPSLGWSLSVALVPVVLIAGAAVTDMAVSGSSPFLRFITFIGSAPVALMITLLLAVWAFGPRIGRSLGEVSASCNSAAQAMAMILLVIGAGGAFKEVLVEGGISDYIKDVMGDWPISPIILAWLIAVILRVALGSATVAVVTAAGVVQPLLENSGVHPELMVLAVSCGSIAFSHVNDPGFWMFKEYFNLSVIDAIKARTTYTTVLAVLGLGGVLAVEWTLEALNV, encoded by the coding sequence ATGCCTCTAGTCGTCGTAGGAATCAGCGTGGTGATCCTGCTGTTCCTCATGACCAAGCTGAAGCTCAACGGCTTCATCGCCCTGCTCCTCGTGGCCGTCGGCGTCGCGCTGGTACGGGGGGTCGGGATGGACAAGATCCCCGATGTCCTCGCCGAGGGCGTCGGGGGCCAGATCGGCGACACCTTGCTGGTCGTCGGTCTCGGCGCCATGGTCGGCCGGGTGATGGGCGACGCCGGCGCCGCCCAGCGGATAGCCAACACCCTCATCGACACCTTTGGACTGCGCTGGGTGCAGGTGGCGATGGTGGTCACCGCCATGCTCATCGGCGTCACCATGTTCTACGAGGTGGCCTTCGTCATCATCGTGCCGGTGGCGTTCACCATCGTCCGGGTCACCCGGAAGAACCTGCTGTGGGTCGGCCTTCCGATGTCCATCGCCCTGTCGACCATGCACAGCTTCCTGCCGCCCCACCCCGGCCCCACCGCGGTGGCCTCGACCTTCCACGCCTCCGTCGGCCTGACCCTGTTCTACGGACTGTTCATCGCCATTCCGGCAGGTGCGCTGATCGCCCTGGTGTGGCCGCGCCTGCCGTTCGTCCGGGCCATGGACCCCCAGATCCCCAAGGGCCTGGTCACCGAGCGCACCTTCACCGACGAGGAGATGCCGAGCCTGGGCTGGTCGCTGTCGGTGGCCCTGGTCCCGGTGGTGCTGATCGCCGGCGCCGCGGTGACCGACATGGCCGTGTCCGGCTCCAGCCCCTTCCTGCGCTTCATCACCTTCATCGGCTCCGCGCCCGTCGCCCTGATGATCACCCTGCTGCTGGCCGTGTGGGCGTTCGGCCCGCGGATCGGCCGGAGCCTGGGCGAGGTCAGCGCCTCCTGCAACTCCGCGGCCCAGGCGATGGCGATGATCCTGCTGGTCATCGGGGCCGGCGGCGCCTTCAAGGAGGTGCTGGTCGAAGGCGGGATCTCCGATTACATCAAGGACGTCATGGGCGACTGGCCCATCTCGCCGATCATCCTCGCCTGGCTCATCGCCGTCATCCTGCGGGTGGCGCTCGGATCGGCCACGGTCGCCGTGGTCACCGCGGCCGGTGTGGTACAGCCGCTGCTGGAGAACAGCGGAGTCCACCCCGAGCTGATGGTCCTCGCCGTCTCCTGTGGATCGATCGCCTTCAGCCATGTGAACGACCCCGGCTTCTGGATGTTCAAGGAGTACTTCAACCTCTCCGTCATCGACGCCATCAAGGCGCGCACCACCTACACCACCGTGCTCGCGGTCCTCGGTCTCGGCGGCGTCCTGGCCGTCGAGTGGACCCTCGAAGCCCTCAACGTGTGA
- a CDS encoding enolase C-terminal domain-like protein, with amino-acid sequence MSQPTVTSFSVYPVAGRDSMELNLSGAHGPYFTRNVVVLQDSEGRTGLGEVPGGEKITQTLRDAESLVVGARVGDYKRVLREIGQRFGDRDLGGRGAQTFDLRTTVHAVTAVESALLDLLGQHLQLPVAALLGDGQQRDSVRVLGYLFYVGDPDRTDLEYVREPGADAEWYRIRHEEALTPEAIVRQAEATYDLYGFRDFKLKGGVLEGHEEVKAVRALKERFPEARITLDPNGAWSLREAIELCRPLTGTLAYAEDPCGAEDGYSGREILAEFRRATGLPTATNMIATDWRQMTHALALQSVSIPLADPHFWTLQGSVRVAQLCHEMGLTWGCHSNNHFDISLAMVAHCGAAAPGEYNALDTHWIWQEGLERLTVEPPRIVGGEIAIPDAPGLGITLDKDRLLAAHALYQEKALGARDDAVGMRYLVPGWTFDNKRPCLVR; translated from the coding sequence ATGAGCCAGCCGACCGTCACCTCGTTCTCCGTCTATCCGGTCGCCGGCCGGGACAGCATGGAGCTGAACCTCTCCGGCGCCCACGGCCCCTACTTCACCCGCAACGTGGTCGTCCTGCAAGACTCCGAGGGCCGTACCGGACTGGGGGAGGTCCCCGGCGGTGAGAAGATCACCCAGACCCTGCGCGACGCCGAATCCCTCGTCGTCGGCGCGCGGGTGGGCGACTACAAGCGGGTGCTGCGCGAGATCGGGCAGCGGTTCGGCGACCGGGACTTGGGGGGCCGGGGCGCCCAGACCTTCGATCTGCGCACCACCGTGCACGCCGTCACCGCCGTCGAGTCGGCCCTGCTGGACCTGCTGGGACAGCATCTTCAGCTGCCCGTCGCGGCGCTCCTGGGCGACGGTCAGCAGCGCGACTCGGTACGGGTCCTGGGCTATCTGTTCTACGTCGGCGACCCCGACCGGACCGACCTGGAGTACGTGCGCGAACCCGGCGCCGACGCCGAGTGGTACCGCATCCGCCACGAGGAGGCGCTGACCCCCGAGGCGATCGTGCGCCAGGCCGAGGCCACCTACGACCTCTACGGCTTCCGCGACTTCAAGCTCAAGGGCGGGGTCCTGGAGGGACACGAGGAGGTCAAGGCGGTACGGGCGCTCAAGGAGCGCTTCCCCGAGGCCCGTATCACCCTCGACCCCAACGGCGCCTGGTCGCTGCGCGAGGCGATCGAACTGTGCCGGCCGCTGACCGGCACGCTCGCCTACGCCGAGGACCCGTGCGGGGCCGAGGACGGCTACTCGGGCCGGGAGATCCTGGCGGAGTTCCGGCGCGCCACCGGGCTGCCCACGGCCACCAACATGATCGCCACGGACTGGCGGCAGATGACCCACGCGCTGGCCTTGCAGTCCGTGTCCATCCCGCTGGCCGACCCCCACTTCTGGACCCTCCAGGGGTCGGTCCGGGTGGCCCAGCTCTGCCATGAGATGGGCCTGACCTGGGGCTGCCACTCCAACAACCACTTCGACATCTCCCTGGCCATGGTGGCCCACTGCGGAGCCGCCGCACCGGGCGAGTACAACGCCCTGGACACCCACTGGATCTGGCAGGAGGGACTGGAGCGGCTCACCGTCGAACCGCCGCGGATCGTCGGCGGTGAGATCGCCATCCCCGACGCCCCCGGACTGGGCATCACCCTCGACAAGGACCGGCTCCTCGCCGCCCACGCCCTCTACCAGGAGAAGGCGCTGGGGGCGCGGGACGACGCGGTCGGGATGCGCTATCTCGTCCCGGGCTGGACCTTCGACAACAAGCGTCCCTGTCTGGTGCGCTGA
- a CDS encoding DUF4142 domain-containing protein: protein MRSRYFVTGTSLLIGSVVVTLGVIISPALTGVQQETKANLARTDSTPYGPLTGADEDFVVKVRLAGLWEFPSGELALRKGTTSAVKTAGEHLIVGHAQLDAAVRDIAPKLGVQLPNKPTPQQQGFLDTLTAATGKDFDSRMAQILRITHGQIFSSIAKIRATSKNTLVRQLATQANTVVLDHITQMENTGMVDYASLPGQITATPTQGPDFTKPVMPEPGEPMVVLKAPPSLAGKGQAPTPSPPAPVENTPAVSPSAPAVR, encoded by the coding sequence ATGCGATCCCGGTACTTCGTGACAGGTACGTCCCTCCTCATCGGCTCCGTGGTGGTCACCCTCGGCGTGATCATCTCGCCCGCCCTGACGGGTGTGCAGCAGGAGACCAAGGCGAACCTGGCGAGGACGGACTCGACGCCGTACGGGCCGCTCACCGGGGCCGACGAGGACTTCGTGGTCAAGGTCCGGCTGGCCGGGCTGTGGGAGTTCCCCTCCGGTGAGCTGGCGCTGAGGAAGGGCACCACCTCGGCGGTGAAGACGGCGGGTGAGCACCTGATCGTGGGGCATGCGCAGCTGGACGCCGCCGTACGGGACATCGCGCCCAAACTCGGCGTCCAGCTGCCCAACAAACCCACACCGCAGCAGCAGGGGTTCCTGGACACCCTGACGGCCGCCACGGGCAAGGACTTCGACAGCCGGATGGCGCAGATCCTGCGCATCACCCACGGCCAGATCTTCAGCTCCATCGCGAAGATCCGGGCGACCAGCAAGAACACGCTGGTGCGGCAGCTCGCCACGCAGGCCAACACCGTGGTGCTGGACCACATCACACAGATGGAGAACACCGGAATGGTGGACTACGCCTCCCTGCCCGGCCAGATCACCGCGACGCCCACCCAGGGCCCGGACTTCACCAAGCCGGTCATGCCCGAGCCCGGTGAGCCCATGGTGGTCCTGAAGGCACCGCCCTCGCTCGCCGGGAAGGGCCAGGCGCCCACTCCGTCGCCGCCCGCCCCGGTCGAGAACACCCCGGCGGTCTCCCCTTCCGCACCTGCCGTCCGGTGA
- a CDS encoding GH92 family glycosyl hydrolase, translating to METHRARRKRRTSRSTLVGGGVAVALGALLAPLVQAPAASAAPRADEVRHPVDYVDPLIGSAGGGNTYPGANLPFGMIAWSPTSTGGDQTNTAAANGYSYDTTRVRGFSLTHVNGAGCHPGAAGDVPIMPFVGQVDTSPTADTKDQKYAAHFSHDNEKAEPGHYRVALDSGAAADLAVSERAGVADFSFPQGAPAHLLFRTSNSLNGSENAHIEIDAKRRKVTGWVLTGAFCGRRANGGENNRTTYYRLHFSASFDRPFATVGTWENDRLSPGATTADGGEGYLTGADRAGRGSGGYVGFDTTSDTDVHMRLGISYVSLAGAEANLRAEIAPRASVAEVAAAGRAAWDRQLRAVRISGGSRPRRTAFYTALYHALQQPNLISDTDGRYPGMDGTPHRLERGQRAQYSNFSGWDQYRAQVQLLALLQPRVAGDFAQSLFNFARQNGGVWDRWVHISGATHVMTGDPSAATLATFYAMGVRNFDAEGAFDSLYRQATVPHPDGLSDKGCPGQCEGQRPNLAQYLDSGYAAQDVCHCWGGAAETLEDAVADDALARWARLLGRDEEAGELGARGGYWRNVFNPGATATAGYIQARNQDGSWVTPFDPASDRGFAQGSAATYTWMVPQDVPGLAEAMGGREAAAARLDGFFHKPDGSWSVRGGDPLRYDPTNEPGIHAPWLYNALGQPWKTQETVRRIVDTVYGTGPSGLPGNDDLGTMSAWYVFAALGLYPQAPGRAEALLTGPLFTRAVIAPAGRRGALTIAAPEASDTSPYVHGVRVNGTPHDTSWLDGSVLRDGGSLSFDLADRPDTAWATDPGRLPR from the coding sequence ATGGAGACGCACAGAGCGCGTCGCAAGAGACGCACAAGCCGATCGACGCTGGTCGGCGGGGGAGTGGCGGTGGCGCTCGGCGCGCTGCTGGCCCCGCTGGTCCAGGCCCCCGCGGCAAGCGCGGCGCCACGGGCCGACGAGGTGCGCCACCCCGTCGACTATGTGGACCCGCTGATCGGCTCCGCGGGCGGCGGCAACACCTACCCCGGCGCCAATCTGCCGTTCGGCATGATCGCCTGGTCCCCGACCAGCACAGGAGGCGACCAGACCAACACCGCGGCGGCCAACGGCTACTCCTACGACACCACCCGGGTCCGGGGCTTCAGCCTCACCCATGTCAACGGCGCGGGCTGCCACCCCGGAGCCGCGGGCGACGTGCCGATCATGCCGTTCGTGGGCCAGGTCGACACCTCGCCCACCGCGGACACCAAGGACCAGAAGTACGCCGCGCACTTCTCGCACGACAACGAGAAGGCCGAGCCCGGCCACTACCGGGTGGCGCTCGACTCGGGGGCGGCCGCCGATCTCGCGGTGAGCGAGCGGGCCGGTGTCGCCGACTTCTCCTTCCCCCAGGGCGCCCCCGCCCATCTGCTGTTCCGCACCTCCAACTCCCTCAACGGCAGCGAGAACGCGCACATCGAGATCGACGCCAAGCGGCGCAAGGTCACCGGCTGGGTGCTGACCGGCGCGTTCTGCGGGCGGCGCGCCAATGGCGGTGAGAACAACCGCACCACGTACTACCGCCTGCATTTCAGCGCCTCCTTCGACCGTCCCTTCGCCACCGTCGGCACCTGGGAGAACGACCGGCTCTCGCCCGGCGCCACCACCGCCGACGGCGGCGAGGGCTATCTCACCGGCGCCGACCGGGCCGGGCGCGGCTCCGGCGGATACGTCGGCTTCGACACCACCAGCGACACCGATGTCCACATGCGGCTCGGCATCTCGTATGTGTCCCTGGCGGGCGCCGAGGCCAACCTGCGCGCCGAGATAGCGCCCCGGGCGAGCGTCGCCGAGGTGGCGGCGGCCGGACGGGCCGCCTGGGACCGGCAGCTGCGTGCCGTGCGGATCAGCGGCGGCAGCCGGCCGCGCCGCACCGCGTTCTACACCGCCCTCTACCACGCGCTCCAGCAGCCCAACCTGATCAGCGACACCGACGGCCGCTACCCGGGCATGGACGGCACACCGCACCGCCTGGAGCGCGGGCAGCGGGCGCAGTACAGCAACTTCTCCGGCTGGGACCAGTACCGTGCCCAGGTGCAGCTGCTCGCCCTGCTCCAGCCACGGGTCGCCGGGGACTTCGCCCAGTCGCTGTTCAACTTCGCCCGGCAGAACGGCGGGGTGTGGGACCGCTGGGTACACATCAGCGGCGCCACCCATGTGATGACGGGTGACCCCAGCGCGGCCACGCTCGCCACGTTCTACGCCATGGGGGTGCGCAACTTCGACGCCGAGGGCGCCTTCGACTCCCTCTACCGCCAGGCCACCGTCCCGCACCCGGACGGGCTCTCCGACAAGGGCTGCCCGGGGCAGTGCGAGGGCCAGCGTCCGAACCTCGCCCAGTACCTGGACTCGGGGTACGCGGCGCAGGACGTCTGCCACTGCTGGGGCGGCGCCGCGGAGACCCTGGAGGACGCCGTCGCCGATGACGCGCTCGCCCGCTGGGCCCGGCTGCTCGGCCGCGACGAGGAGGCCGGGGAACTCGGTGCACGGGGCGGCTACTGGCGCAACGTGTTCAATCCGGGGGCCACCGCCACGGCGGGCTACATCCAGGCCAGGAACCAGGACGGCTCCTGGGTGACGCCCTTCGACCCGGCCTCCGACCGGGGTTTCGCCCAGGGCAGCGCGGCCACCTATACCTGGATGGTGCCGCAGGACGTCCCGGGCCTCGCCGAGGCCATGGGCGGACGCGAGGCCGCGGCGGCCCGGCTGGACGGCTTCTTCCACAAGCCCGACGGCTCGTGGTCGGTCCGCGGTGGCGATCCGCTGCGCTACGACCCCACCAACGAGCCGGGCATCCACGCCCCGTGGCTCTACAACGCGCTCGGACAGCCCTGGAAGACCCAGGAGACGGTGCGGCGGATCGTCGACACCGTGTACGGGACCGGGCCGTCGGGGCTGCCCGGCAATGACGACCTGGGCACCATGTCCGCGTGGTACGTGTTCGCGGCGCTCGGCCTCTACCCGCAGGCCCCGGGGCGTGCCGAGGCCCTGCTCACCGGCCCCCTGTTCACCCGCGCGGTGATCGCCCCGGCGGGGCGGCGGGGCGCCCTGACCATCGCCGCGCCGGAGGCGTCCGACACCAGCCCCTATGTGCACGGGGTGCGGGTGAACGGCACACCGCACGACACCTCCTGGCTCGACGGCTCGGTGCTGCGCGACGGCGGCTCGCTCTCCTTCGACCTGGCCGACCGGCCGGACACCGCATGGGCCACCGACCCGGGCCGGCTGCCCCGCTGA
- a CDS encoding DUF3662 domain-containing protein — translation MQTLNRWERAIERWEESLRAKVVRSEPVELLGALKQECDSHAVVCGPTRVVVPNVYDVELADAVHEELTRRGCRVGQVLTDRLARHAEIKGYEWAGPLTVRVTRSDRVPNGRYRVTGRPMAHIRADAFADAAA, via the coding sequence ATGCAGACGCTGAACCGGTGGGAACGGGCAATAGAGCGCTGGGAGGAATCGCTGCGCGCCAAGGTGGTCCGCAGCGAGCCCGTCGAACTCCTCGGCGCCCTGAAACAGGAATGCGACAGCCACGCCGTGGTGTGCGGGCCGACCCGGGTGGTGGTACCCAACGTCTACGACGTCGAACTCGCCGACGCGGTCCACGAGGAGCTCACCCGGCGCGGCTGCCGGGTGGGACAGGTGCTGACGGACCGTCTGGCGCGCCATGCGGAGATCAAGGGCTATGAGTGGGCCGGCCCGCTCACCGTGCGGGTCACCCGGTCCGACCGGGTTCCCAACGGACGGTACCGGGTGACAGGCCGGCCCATGGCCCATATCCGCGCGGACGCGTTCGCCGACGCGGCGGCCTAG
- a CDS encoding TetR/AcrR family transcriptional regulator: MAEREQDTGLRSRLVDVGVELVGTEGVQALSLREIARRAGVSHGAPRRYFPTHLTLLSAIARRGFEELAGQAGAAIAGHPGDPRGQLMALARSWLEFALANRGMFELMFRHDLLESNHLGLRETSLPLFATLVELVAGAGPASGAEPRLVAGALWANLHGIAQLWGWGSLQLAVGVEDAEPLLRAALDAHLGPQTR, encoded by the coding sequence ATGGCTGAGCGTGAGCAGGACACGGGTCTTCGGTCCCGGTTGGTGGACGTCGGAGTGGAACTGGTGGGCACGGAGGGGGTGCAGGCCCTTTCGCTGCGCGAGATCGCCCGTCGGGCCGGGGTGTCCCACGGGGCCCCGCGGCGGTACTTCCCGACCCACCTGACCCTGCTGTCCGCCATCGCGCGACGCGGCTTCGAGGAACTGGCCGGCCAGGCCGGTGCGGCGATCGCCGGTCATCCGGGCGATCCGCGCGGGCAGTTGATGGCCCTGGCCCGCAGCTGGCTGGAGTTCGCGCTGGCCAACCGCGGCATGTTCGAGCTGATGTTCCGCCACGACCTGCTGGAGAGCAACCACCTCGGCCTGCGGGAGACGAGCCTGCCGCTGTTCGCCACCCTCGTCGAACTGGTGGCCGGGGCGGGGCCGGCCTCCGGCGCGGAGCCGCGGCTCGTCGCGGGCGCGCTGTGGGCGAATCTGCACGGCATCGCCCAGCTGTGGGGCTGGGGCAGCCTTCAGCTCGCGGTGGGCGTCGAGGACGCCGAACCGCTGCTGCGGGCCGCGCTCGACGCACACCTGGGACCGCAGACCCGATGA